GGCCGGGGCGGCCTCCGCTGCTCGGTCGGCCCGGCCGCCACGCTCGAGCACGACCGCCACGGCCAGCAGGATCAGGCCGACGACCGCGGCGAGGCCCACGAGCGGGACGGACACGGTGACGGCGGCCGGCGAGTGAATGTCCATGACATGACTATCGAACACTTGTTCTATTCGAGTAAGATATCGATCGAGTGGAGTGTGGTCCGTGGCGCGGCTCGCCGGAGGTCGTCCTCAGCCCGAACGTGCATCCCACCCGCCGGGGCGACCGCCCGCCGCCCGCGCGGACGATCCGCCGATCACGGCGGCCGCGTCGCGGTTCCAGCGCCGATGGAACCTCGGCTGGGAACTCGCCCTCTACGTGATCATCGCGGCGGCGGCGGTCCTGGCGCTGCTCGATCCCGATCAGCTGGCAGGCGAGCCGATGCTCCTGCTCGCACTGGTCGCCGGCTCGCTCGGCTGGCACCTCTGGTTCGTCAGCCTGCATCCGGAGTGGCCGGAGAACAGGCTCGGGCCGATGGCCGTCTACTTCGTCGGCCTGGTCGGGTTCGGCGGCCTGCTGAGCACGCTGCACCCGGCCTTCCTCCTGCTGGCGGCAGGCGCCTATCCGATGGCGTTCGTCGTCCTGCCCGGCCGATGGGCGTACGCGGGGATCCTGATCCCCGGGGCGTCGTTGACCGTTCTGCTCGGCGGGCTGCCGCCCGATGTGGCGACGGTGGGCCAGCTGGCGGGCAGCACCCTGGTCGTCGGAGCGGTCGGCTGGGCGATCCGGCAGCTCGAATCCGAGGCGGAACTGCGGAGACAGACCAGTGAGGAGCTGGAACGCGCCCTCCTCGCCCTGCGGACGGCGGCGCGGGAGCAGGACCGACTGCGCAGCCGGATGCTCGCTCGGGAACGGGAGGCGGCCGTGACGGCGGAGCGGGCCCGGATGGCGGGTGAGCTGCACGACACGCTGG
This genomic stretch from Actinoalloteichus hoggarensis harbors:
- a CDS encoding sensor histidine kinase, encoding MARLAGGRPQPERASHPPGRPPAARADDPPITAAASRFQRRWNLGWELALYVIIAAAAVLALLDPDQLAGEPMLLLALVAGSLGWHLWFVSLHPEWPENRLGPMAVYFVGLVGFGGLLSTLHPAFLLLAAGAYPMAFVVLPGRWAYAGILIPGASLTVLLGGLPPDVATVGQLAGSTLVVGAVGWAIRQLESEAELRRQTSEELERALLALRTAAREQDRLRSRMLAREREAAVTAERARMAGELHDTLAQGLAGITTQLEIAEELVAEEHPARRRIGSALTLARSSLVEARRSVHDLRPGPLLTAGLGDALHTVVDEWRTRTGGVARLRITGDPEPADPAVDRALLRATQESLANIEKHAAATEVTVTLSYLGDLVAVDIVDDGVGFDADHLGSPGETGGHGLSAMRDRVAAVQGRLAVESRPGEGTMINATIPLRPGIATSGAAE